A single window of Treponema denticola ATCC 35405 DNA harbors:
- a CDS encoding formylglycine-generating enzyme family protein, whose translation MKHIPKLILLAVLLFASCKNPVGNSSVPSSPQQGGGSTPAQITITVAGDEHVVLKAEKTFTADKGNTWHQLKAQAEDRIDQYAAGRGPDKWKLTDASGQNLTDAHLFNTNTTVFIVTKPTSTPPTPKITITVKGDQNVELISSAPNFPTLEVDKGKTWGEIESFAKIKIKKYKPHYELKNWHLTNASGTVLNASYITPFNADATVFIETKPVDITLTITGTHITANPPQLKFPRGTKWNTVTKTAVEACITYDPGFKLKQWMRDNGGVKRPLVNNFPFSKDTTIYAETKREKITITVKGDSQVHIKPDNTISDITSGTPWQDIKVLAKAKITGYDTGFVFSAWKKGASGNELLNGDTFEDDTVVYVAAKPVPASDGVKINSETIVGKDPGCEFPAITGTSWTGVFPAGRTVTLSEYTMGKYEVTAELWNTIYVWAKDRGYEFDYNGNTPNSDKPISGVSWRDCVVWCNAYTEAKFGNTAQCVYTDSRTTGIVKSIGDDDDDYIVCDLTKKGYRLPTEAEWEFAARYQGSNDATDSINAEKYGTVYLTNVNSASGAILPIGFEGMTLPADKSYETLRAETARVAVFDKYYNGSAFVDQPDSVNGVSDVGKRAANKLGIYDMSGNVAEWCWDRYSATLSSGSVNDPTGSTSSADTKRVLRGGFWSKTAEKAVYECMTGKRENDTASAAYQSIGFRLVWQE comes from the coding sequence ATGAAACATATACCTAAACTAATATTGTTGGCAGTGTTGTTATTTGCAAGCTGCAAAAATCCTGTAGGAAATAGCTCCGTACCGTCTTCACCGCAGCAAGGCGGCGGATCAACGCCCGCACAAATAACGATAACCGTTGCGGGGGACGAACACGTTGTGCTTAAAGCGGAAAAGACGTTTACGGCGGATAAGGGCAACACATGGCACCAATTAAAGGCTCAAGCGGAGGACAGAATCGACCAGTATGCGGCAGGACGCGGACCCGATAAATGGAAACTTACCGATGCCTCAGGTCAGAATTTAACTGATGCCCATCTTTTTAATACGAATACGACGGTTTTTATTGTAACCAAACCGACTTCAACGCCTCCTACGCCTAAGATTACGATAACGGTTAAGGGAGATCAAAACGTCGAATTGATTTCTTCCGCACCTAATTTTCCTACATTAGAAGTGGATAAGGGCAAAACGTGGGGTGAAATCGAATCATTTGCAAAAATCAAAATCAAAAAATATAAGCCGCATTATGAACTTAAAAACTGGCACCTTACAAATGCGTCGGGTACGGTTTTGAATGCCAGCTATATCACACCATTTAATGCTGATGCAACTGTCTTTATAGAAACAAAACCTGTCGATATAACGCTTACCATTACCGGTACCCATATTACCGCTAATCCGCCGCAGCTGAAATTCCCCAGAGGGACCAAATGGAATACTGTAACTAAAACCGCAGTCGAAGCATGTATTACTTATGATCCGGGTTTTAAATTAAAACAATGGATGCGCGATAATGGAGGCGTTAAAAGGCCGCTTGTAAATAATTTTCCGTTTTCAAAAGATACGACAATATACGCCGAAACTAAACGTGAAAAAATAACGATAACGGTAAAGGGCGACAGTCAGGTTCATATAAAACCGGATAATACTATTTCCGATATAACAAGCGGAACGCCATGGCAGGACATCAAGGTTTTGGCAAAGGCAAAAATAACCGGCTACGATACGGGGTTTGTATTTTCTGCATGGAAAAAGGGTGCGAGTGGAAACGAACTGCTTAACGGCGATACCTTTGAAGACGATACCGTTGTATATGTCGCGGCAAAGCCGGTTCCCGCTTCGGACGGCGTAAAGATAAATAGTGAAACCATTGTCGGTAAAGATCCCGGTTGTGAGTTTCCCGCAATTACCGGTACTTCATGGACAGGTGTTTTCCCTGCGGGCCGCACCGTCACTTTAAGTGAATATACAATGGGCAAATACGAAGTAACGGCGGAATTATGGAATACGATATACGTATGGGCAAAAGATAGGGGCTATGAGTTTGATTATAACGGCAATACCCCAAATAGTGACAAACCTATATCGGGTGTAAGCTGGCGCGACTGCGTTGTATGGTGCAATGCATATACCGAAGCAAAATTCGGAAACACCGCGCAATGTGTCTACACTGATTCTCGAACTACTGGAATCGTAAAAAGTATCGGTGATGACGATGATGATTACATTGTGTGTGATTTGACAAAAAAAGGCTACCGTTTGCCGACCGAAGCCGAATGGGAGTTTGCCGCTCGTTATCAAGGTAGCAATGATGCCACAGATAGCATAAATGCAGAAAAATACGGCACTGTCTATCTAACCAATGTAAATTCGGCAAGCGGAGCAATACTGCCTATCGGTTTTGAAGGTATGACACTGCCTGCCGATAAGAGTTATGAAACCTTACGTGCAGAGACGGCACGAGTTGCGGTTTTCGACAAGTATTACAACGGCTCGGCTTTTGTAGACCAGCCTGATTCCGTAAATGGTGTATCTGACGTCGGAAAAAGAGCGGCGAACAAATTGGGCATTTACGATATGAGCGGCAACGTAGCCGAATGGTGCTGGGACAGGTATTCGGCAACACTATCTTCCGGTTCGGTAAATGATCCGACCGGTTCCACGTCATCTGCCGATACCAAACGCGTTTTACGCGGCGGCTTTTGGTCAAAAACTGCGGAAAAAGCTGTCTACGAATGTATGACCGGAAAGCGGGAGAATGATACCGCAAGTGCAGCATATCAGTCTATAGGTTTCCGCCTGGTATGGCAGGAGTAG
- the tpiA gene encoding triose-phosphate isomerase — translation MKKFYIAANWKMNMNRAEAKQLATEMKAGLKDGKNKYMIAPSFTLLQDVASVLKGSNILLGAQNMGLEEKGAHTGEVSVLQLLDVGVQAVILGHSERRHIYKETDDLINKKVKLALKHGLEVILCVGELLEEREAGHAEAVCERQIKKGLAEVSAKDLDKVTIAYEPVWAIGTGKNASPEDADAIHSSIRKTLAALYGEKAAKNMIIQYGGSMKPENAAGLLKKHNIDGGLIGGAGLKTETFLPIALFSE, via the coding sequence GTGAAAAAGTTTTACATTGCGGCAAATTGGAAGATGAATATGAATAGGGCTGAGGCCAAGCAGCTTGCAACAGAAATGAAGGCCGGCCTAAAAGACGGAAAAAATAAGTACATGATAGCTCCTTCATTTACTCTTCTGCAAGATGTTGCGTCCGTGCTTAAAGGCTCCAATATCTTGCTGGGTGCTCAAAATATGGGATTGGAAGAAAAGGGCGCTCATACCGGGGAGGTTTCCGTTCTTCAGCTTTTGGATGTAGGTGTTCAAGCCGTAATTTTAGGCCATTCCGAAAGAAGGCATATATACAAGGAAACAGATGACCTTATCAATAAAAAGGTAAAACTTGCATTAAAACACGGTCTTGAAGTTATCCTCTGTGTGGGAGAGCTTCTCGAAGAGCGTGAAGCCGGCCATGCCGAAGCCGTATGCGAAAGGCAGATTAAAAAAGGACTTGCTGAGGTTTCTGCAAAAGATTTGGATAAGGTAACGATTGCTTATGAGCCTGTTTGGGCAATAGGAACGGGAAAAAATGCGAGCCCTGAGGATGCTGATGCCATCCATTCTTCAATAAGGAAGACCTTAGCCGCTCTTTACGGAGAAAAAGCTGCTAAAAATATGATAATCCAGTACGGAGGCTCTATGAAACCTGAAAATGCCGCCGGTCTTTTAAAAAAGCACAATATTGACGGAGGCCTAATAGGCGGAGCCGGTCTTAAAACGGAAACATTTTTGCCTATAGCCTTGTTTTCCGAGTAG
- the secG gene encoding preprotein translocase subunit SecG, whose product MGGLGIALLVLFVIICAIIIFLVLLQNEEGDSLGGLFSGGSNSAFGSKSSNVLTRATYVVVALFFVTTFLLALITKTPSDSGLSEEAMKKQTETSTDWWKSDDGTDSGTETKKDGE is encoded by the coding sequence ATGGGTGGTTTAGGTATTGCTTTGTTAGTACTTTTTGTCATAATTTGTGCGATTATTATCTTTTTAGTTTTATTACAAAATGAAGAAGGCGATAGTTTGGGCGGCCTTTTTTCGGGCGGAAGCAATTCGGCCTTCGGCTCAAAATCGAGCAACGTATTAACAAGAGCTACTTATGTTGTTGTTGCCCTGTTTTTTGTAACGACCTTTTTATTGGCCCTTATTACAAAAACCCCATCGGATTCAGGTTTATCCGAAGAGGCAATGAAAAAACAAACCGAAACGTCAACCGACTGGTGGAAAAGCGACGACGGTACGGATAGCGGCACTGAAACCAAAAAAGACGGTGAGTAG
- a CDS encoding PhoH family protein, which yields MEDAYTIVLKDEQVLSALCGTNDRNLDFLEQYLGVPVVCRGNEVSVLSADDEICKKFQHVVDKAVNSSEIKSENSSEYIESLISTINVSDEQDLSSGCIHIPRGTRSVYPKNPHQLEFISSIRNNDISFGLGAAGTGKTYLAVACALQMLMSRQMRKIVFTRPVVEAGESLGFLPGDLVQKITPYLRPLYDSIELLMPFELIRQMEESNMVEVAPLAYMRGRTLHNAVVILDEAQNTTKEQMKMFLTRMGEGSKLIITGDPSQSDISSSKNSGLVHAANLLSKIRGIGIVRFSPEDVVRHSLVQKIIKAYDKE from the coding sequence TTGGAAGACGCATATACAATAGTGTTAAAAGATGAACAAGTGCTTTCCGCTCTTTGCGGTACCAATGACAGAAATTTGGACTTTCTTGAGCAATATCTTGGGGTTCCTGTCGTTTGCCGCGGTAATGAGGTAAGTGTTTTAAGTGCCGATGATGAGATTTGCAAGAAATTTCAGCATGTTGTTGATAAGGCAGTAAATTCATCGGAAATCAAGTCCGAAAATTCATCGGAATATATCGAATCTCTTATATCTACCATAAACGTTTCCGATGAGCAGGACCTTTCTTCAGGCTGTATTCATATACCGAGGGGCACACGTTCCGTATATCCCAAAAATCCTCATCAGCTTGAATTCATCTCTTCTATCCGTAATAACGATATAAGCTTCGGCCTTGGTGCTGCCGGTACGGGAAAAACCTATCTGGCTGTTGCCTGTGCCCTTCAAATGCTTATGTCGCGCCAAATGCGTAAGATTGTTTTTACAAGACCTGTTGTAGAAGCCGGAGAGAGTCTGGGCTTTTTACCCGGCGACCTTGTTCAAAAAATTACTCCCTACTTGAGACCTCTTTATGATTCTATAGAGCTCTTAATGCCTTTTGAGCTTATACGCCAAATGGAGGAGTCCAATATGGTTGAGGTGGCTCCCTTGGCCTATATGAGGGGCAGAACCCTGCATAACGCCGTTGTAATTTTGGACGAAGCTCAAAATACTACCAAAGAGCAAATGAAGATGTTTTTGACGAGAATGGGAGAGGGTTCCAAGCTCATTATAACGGGAGATCCTTCACAATCCGATATTTCATCGTCAAAAAATTCCGGTTTGGTACATGCTGCAAATCTTTTATCGAAAATTCGAGGGATCGGTATAGTCCGGTTTTCTCCGGAAGATGTTGTACGTCATTCTCTCGTTCAAAAAATAATTAAAGCCTATGATAAAGAATAA
- a CDS encoding HD family phosphohydrolase encodes MIKNKKESKFKQKISFLSVIFKRNKAFVTAVAVSFLVLAVMIYLNAYENSGFSKLTISDFEVGMVSDRDVISNRNIEVIDEKATEIRRVAAKHSVRAVFYKDDSVSEKMIREYSEFASYIIGLKDSAKSFTAFKFMVMEKYPVLLSENDLESIYKAVDFYEITSVSLNMLKQLFDIGIIEMPLTGLGELNDAEISLRTSQDQKLSSTNVFLANLVLFYNVRDRIKTFLSDVKKSKLESYVLSIVLPFAQPNILFDTEETEKRVDEALKKVTPVKINIEKNQKIIKRGFIISEDAYTRLKAYAGDGRYIDFSQIAAALIFLTLSVIISLFLFSKKIIGESLDVKFNLLILISFDLIYILILFLSRLSIFAYPLDIVPILPVTFLTMLIAALISRKISVFAVFVFSLAVFGATGFKIQPAMFAILSGLAGAGMVNIKGRRMDLIKTALGLILVQPIILLCMFAIFPGSASEKSVLLLSTAGSGFISGILVLGFLPILETLMNVPTSFRLMELSDLNSPIMKKMLITVAGTYNHSMMVASLAESACREIGANSILARVGAYYHDIGKMEQGEYFVENQTNYNKHMDINPRLSATVIRSHVKIGIEKAKQLRLPQPVIDIISEHHGNSCISYFYAKAKELDPNVDIEDFCYPGIPPRSKESAVVMLADIVEAACRTLEKPSVPRLEKFIDELVSGKIKSGQLDNSELTFREVRIIKAAFVKILAGYYHSRIEYPNQKNVDDDEGTKPQNKNGQKLEVEASQVQPQKENHNV; translated from the coding sequence ATGATAAAGAATAAAAAAGAAAGTAAATTTAAACAAAAAATATCTTTTCTCAGTGTGATATTTAAAAGAAATAAGGCCTTTGTTACAGCGGTTGCGGTAAGCTTTTTGGTTTTGGCTGTAATGATTTATCTCAATGCTTATGAAAATTCGGGATTTTCCAAATTGACTATTTCCGATTTTGAAGTCGGAATGGTTTCCGACAGGGATGTAATATCAAACCGTAATATTGAGGTGATTGATGAAAAAGCTACAGAAATAAGAAGAGTTGCAGCTAAACATTCCGTCAGGGCGGTTTTTTATAAGGATGACTCGGTTTCGGAAAAAATGATAAGAGAGTACTCCGAATTTGCGAGTTATATAATAGGCCTAAAAGATTCGGCAAAGAGTTTTACGGCTTTTAAATTTATGGTTATGGAAAAATATCCTGTTCTTCTTTCAGAAAATGATTTGGAAAGCATATATAAGGCTGTTGATTTTTATGAGATTACCTCTGTTTCGCTCAATATGTTAAAACAGCTTTTCGATATCGGCATAATAGAGATGCCTCTTACAGGCCTTGGAGAATTAAATGATGCCGAAATAAGTCTGAGGACAAGCCAAGACCAAAAGCTGTCATCTACAAACGTATTTCTTGCGAACCTTGTTTTATTTTATAATGTGAGAGATAGGATTAAAACTTTTCTTTCCGATGTAAAAAAATCAAAACTTGAATCCTATGTGTTGAGTATTGTGCTTCCATTTGCCCAGCCTAATATTTTATTTGATACCGAAGAAACCGAAAAAAGAGTAGATGAGGCCTTAAAAAAGGTTACTCCTGTAAAAATAAATATAGAAAAAAATCAAAAGATTATAAAAAGAGGATTTATAATATCTGAAGATGCCTATACACGTTTAAAAGCCTACGCAGGGGACGGAAGATACATAGATTTTAGCCAGATTGCTGCTGCTCTAATTTTTTTAACCTTATCTGTTATAATCAGCCTATTTTTGTTTTCCAAAAAAATTATCGGGGAAAGTTTGGATGTTAAATTCAATCTGCTTATTTTAATCTCCTTTGATTTGATATATATTTTAATTCTTTTCCTTTCAAGGCTTTCGATATTTGCATATCCTCTTGATATTGTTCCCATATTGCCGGTTACTTTTTTGACCATGCTTATCGCTGCTTTAATTTCAAGAAAAATTTCCGTATTTGCCGTTTTTGTTTTTTCTCTTGCCGTTTTCGGTGCAACAGGTTTTAAAATTCAGCCGGCCATGTTTGCTATCCTTTCAGGTCTTGCCGGAGCCGGTATGGTAAATATTAAGGGCCGAAGGATGGATCTGATTAAGACTGCCTTAGGTTTAATCTTGGTGCAGCCTATAATTTTACTCTGTATGTTTGCTATTTTCCCGGGCTCTGCAAGCGAGAAATCGGTGCTTTTATTGAGCACTGCGGGGAGCGGTTTTATAAGTGGTATTTTGGTTTTGGGCTTTTTGCCGATTTTAGAAACCTTGATGAATGTTCCTACAAGTTTTAGACTGATGGAACTGTCCGACCTTAATTCTCCAATTATGAAAAAAATGCTCATAACGGTTGCGGGAACTTATAATCATTCGATGATGGTTGCTTCCTTGGCCGAAAGTGCATGCCGTGAGATAGGAGCAAATTCGATTTTAGCCCGTGTAGGAGCTTATTATCACGATATAGGAAAGATGGAGCAGGGCGAATACTTTGTAGAAAATCAGACAAATTATAATAAGCATATGGATATAAATCCCCGCCTTTCGGCTACGGTAATAAGAAGTCATGTAAAAATAGGTATTGAAAAAGCAAAGCAATTACGGCTTCCTCAGCCGGTTATAGATATAATCTCCGAGCATCACGGAAACAGCTGTATATCCTATTTTTATGCAAAGGCAAAAGAACTTGATCCAAATGTAGATATCGAAGACTTTTGTTATCCCGGAATACCTCCGCGCTCAAAGGAGTCGGCTGTTGTCATGCTGGCCGATATAGTTGAGGCTGCATGCCGTACCTTGGAAAAACCTTCGGTTCCCCGTTTGGAAAAATTTATAGATGAGCTTGTTTCCGGAAAGATAAAGTCAGGTCAGCTTGATAACTCTGAGCTTACTTTCCGCGAAGTCAGAATAATCAAGGCCGCTTTCGTAAAAATTTTAGCCGGTTACTATCATTCCAGAATAGAATATCCGAATCAAAAGAATGTTGATGATGATGAGGGAACAAAGCCGCAGAATAAAAACGGTCAAAAACTAGAGGTTGAAGCTTCTCAGGTACAGCCTCAAAAGGAAAATCATAATGTCTAA
- the ybeY gene encoding rRNA maturation RNase YbeY, with product MSNSISVSFNDEPPGSIDPVRVENFISEVLKDLNLKNWDISLLFCDDAFIQNLNKQYRDIDSPTDVLSFEQGDEYFDEAGETRFMAGDIVISLDSLSFNAEEFNVDINEELKRLIVHGILHLNGMDHSDNSPEQEMLKFQEELLMQYKNMEIYRV from the coding sequence ATGTCTAATTCGATTAGTGTGTCATTTAATGATGAACCTCCGGGGTCTATAGACCCCGTAAGAGTTGAAAATTTTATATCTGAAGTCCTAAAAGATTTAAACTTGAAAAATTGGGATATCTCCTTGTTGTTTTGTGATGATGCTTTTATTCAAAACCTTAATAAACAATACAGGGATATCGATTCGCCGACAGATGTCCTTTCTTTTGAACAGGGTGACGAATATTTTGACGAGGCCGGTGAAACAAGGTTTATGGCCGGAGACATAGTTATAAGCCTTGACAGTCTCAGCTTTAATGCCGAAGAATTTAACGTAGACATAAATGAAGAGTTAAAAAGACTGATTGTGCACGGTATTTTGCATTTGAACGGAATGGATCATTCGGATAATTCTCCGGAACAAGAAATGCTTAAATTTCAAGAAGAATTGCTTATGCAATATAAAAATATGGAAATTTATCGGGTATAG
- a CDS encoding hemolysin family protein, which translates to MGIIDLFKKKGNVNNILKEGLNEEKRDMIRGVVDLSDTAVKEVMIPRIDVDFLALDTPSDEILDRISESGHSRFPVYDESIDNVIGILYVKDIIKLLTKNQKIELDKIVRRAFFVPESKRIDALLAEFKRRHIHIAVAVDEYGGVSGIVCMEDIIEEIVGDIQDEFDNEGEDITEIAPGVWLCDARVDLDDLAETIKSDDLPVDEFETLGGFVFDLFGKIPAKYEKTAWNDFDFIVQDMDGHKVKTVKIVHNKNSMQN; encoded by the coding sequence ATGGGTATAATAGACTTATTTAAAAAGAAGGGTAATGTAAACAATATTCTAAAAGAAGGATTAAACGAGGAAAAAAGGGATATGATCCGCGGCGTTGTCGACTTATCCGATACGGCTGTAAAAGAGGTTATGATTCCGCGTATAGATGTTGATTTTTTAGCCCTTGATACGCCTAGCGATGAAATTTTAGACAGGATATCGGAAAGCGGCCACTCCCGTTTTCCCGTATATGATGAGTCAATCGATAATGTTATAGGTATTCTTTATGTTAAGGATATAATAAAACTTTTGACAAAGAATCAAAAAATTGAGCTTGATAAGATAGTGCGCCGAGCATTTTTTGTTCCTGAATCAAAAAGAATTGACGCTCTTTTAGCCGAATTTAAAAGACGCCATATTCATATTGCCGTTGCCGTTGATGAATACGGCGGTGTTTCAGGTATTGTATGTATGGAAGACATCATAGAAGAGATTGTAGGCGATATACAGGATGAATTTGACAATGAGGGTGAGGATATTACCGAAATCGCCCCGGGTGTCTGGCTTTGCGATGCCCGTGTCGATCTGGACGACCTTGCCGAAACCATTAAAAGCGATGACTTACCTGTAGATGAGTTTGAAACATTGGGCGGTTTTGTGTTCGATCTTTTCGGAAAAATACCTGCCAAATATGAAAAAACAGCTTGGAATGATTTTGACTTTATTGTTCAGGATATGGACGGACATAAGGTTAAGACCGTTAAAATTGTCCACAACAAAAATTCTATGCAAAATTAG
- a CDS encoding tetratricopeptide repeat protein codes for MKKPFFGFMFIALFSASLFCNPADLYQKGAEYQANEDWYGAIEMYQSALKENPSYNLVYQGLAECFYALDEYDQALSFVESARKYKKDDPDLQNLHGFILVGLGKIDAAKTLFNGVLKKYPNNPEARFGLAEIEVSQGKLYLASEMYKQNLQRQGENRKDLLSLALVSYEAGNVKQAEDYINRALKYHGDNPQVHYFAAYLHSLDGKLEEAEGRIYSALKLKEDYDEAYALLASVLYAQKRYEEVIKISDMRISKKRDRADAWYLKTLSLRQLARYGEAINAAKVGLSLDADDEIMRCLLEELAIENLNFEDSFRMELSKYHAQKALGFFRRNMTEQALYEYRRTLKIYPYDVESREAYAGILLRLGYPERYLEQMLFIQSIVKSNTKVNDAVEAYEKHLLSSIQSKWRIDPLYLDKAHISIGLFYTMESSNVLHPEAERITQILTSDIFSYNPRIKITSYSDKPVTYREASKKSRTANEDYFGIIRLKENRRDIQIILELYVSRTGSPAKTFTVYRSGNDRFSNGIRRLSSMLNEAMPIVGKLINRYQNEAVIDIGKHDSDFKDLKIAVIRKDRLVIEKEGLGMVFDPSDLLGYFEPSKSEENLSEGILKRNGYYDRMNAGDSIILVSENAKEKAAEDYTNSYQKNSLLLLLLRRIR; via the coding sequence ATGAAAAAGCCTTTTTTCGGATTTATGTTTATTGCTTTATTTTCGGCCTCTTTATTCTGCAACCCTGCAGACTTGTATCAAAAAGGTGCCGAATATCAGGCTAATGAAGATTGGTACGGGGCTATTGAAATGTACCAATCCGCTTTAAAGGAAAACCCTTCCTATAATTTGGTATATCAGGGCTTAGCCGAATGCTTTTATGCTCTTGACGAATATGACCAAGCCTTATCCTTTGTAGAGTCAGCCCGAAAATATAAAAAAGATGATCCCGATTTGCAAAACCTCCACGGCTTTATTTTGGTCGGCCTTGGAAAGATAGATGCGGCAAAGACCCTTTTTAATGGGGTTTTAAAAAAATATCCCAACAATCCCGAAGCTCGTTTCGGTTTGGCTGAAATAGAGGTTTCCCAAGGAAAGCTCTATCTTGCTTCCGAGATGTATAAGCAAAACCTTCAGCGTCAGGGCGAAAACAGAAAGGATCTTCTTTCTTTAGCCCTCGTAAGCTATGAGGCCGGAAATGTTAAGCAGGCCGAAGATTACATAAACAGAGCCTTAAAATACCATGGCGATAATCCTCAGGTTCATTATTTTGCGGCCTATTTACATTCTCTTGACGGAAAACTTGAAGAGGCCGAAGGACGTATTTATTCGGCTCTTAAATTAAAAGAAGATTATGATGAGGCCTATGCCCTGCTTGCTTCCGTCTTATATGCACAAAAGCGTTATGAAGAAGTTATAAAGATTTCCGATATGCGGATTTCAAAAAAAAGAGACAGGGCAGATGCTTGGTACTTAAAAACTTTGAGTTTAAGGCAGCTTGCAAGATACGGTGAGGCCATAAATGCTGCTAAGGTAGGGCTTTCCTTGGATGCCGACGATGAAATAATGCGCTGCCTTTTAGAAGAGCTTGCCATAGAAAATTTGAATTTTGAAGATTCTTTCCGTATGGAGCTTTCAAAATACCACGCACAAAAAGCTCTCGGATTTTTCCGCCGAAATATGACTGAGCAAGCCCTCTATGAGTACAGGCGAACCTTGAAGATATATCCTTATGATGTTGAAAGCAGGGAAGCCTATGCCGGTATTTTGCTCCGTCTCGGTTATCCCGAAAGATATTTGGAACAAATGCTTTTTATTCAGTCCATAGTAAAGAGCAATACAAAGGTAAATGATGCGGTTGAAGCTTATGAAAAACATCTTTTAAGTTCCATCCAATCAAAATGGCGTATAGATCCCCTTTATTTGGATAAGGCCCACATATCCATAGGTTTATTTTATACCATGGAAAGCTCAAACGTTTTGCATCCTGAAGCCGAGCGTATAACTCAAATTCTTACCTCGGATATTTTTTCTTATAATCCCAGAATCAAAATAACTTCTTATTCGGATAAGCCTGTAACTTACAGGGAGGCTTCGAAAAAATCGCGTACGGCAAATGAGGACTATTTCGGCATTATAAGGCTCAAAGAGAATAGGAGGGATATTCAAATCATATTGGAGCTTTATGTTTCGCGTACCGGTTCTCCCGCAAAAACATTTACCGTTTACCGCTCAGGAAATGACCGTTTTTCAAACGGTATAAGACGGCTTTCTTCAATGCTTAATGAGGCAATGCCCATCGTAGGCAAGCTCATAAACCGCTATCAAAATGAAGCCGTTATCGACATAGGAAAACATGATTCGGATTTTAAGGATTTAAAAATTGCCGTTATACGCAAGGACCGCTTGGTTATCGAAAAAGAAGGTCTGGGTATGGTCTTTGATCCGTCCGATCTTTTGGGTTATTTTGAGCCTTCAAAGTCGGAGGAGAATTTGTCCGAGGGAATTTTAAAGAGAAACGGTTACTATGATAGAATGAATGCAGGTGATTCAATAATTCTTGTTAGCGAAAATGCAAAAGAAAAAGCTGCGGAGGATTATACGAATTCCTATCAAAAAAATTCTTTATTGCTTTTACTTCTTAGGAGAATTCGCTAG
- a CDS encoding tetratricopeptide repeat protein, with protein MKKGFIIFLFVVSFCFAEQAAFAEEGLIGENELSQILPDVKPDKTGSEKIEFAENPQELQKNEDFAFLSFSILTRERSVMISWKAKPEGRNLILYRSTTGFSSISSLAEAVPIANITDDGLPFFDYPIPGIPYYYAIAEENEIASGKIQFINGINTINSPVEVFASPEEQEKKSIALQNRPIPLPFLNPEKQIKKRTEFFSSQTETLINALTAEKRDFREFIISSQRLEPYVFPDDKRTPDGGESMELQRILNDYFYTKNWQKCNVELTNFLRIRRTSRVSARTHFYIGQTLFFQNLYDKALLEFLTAQDLYPSQAKEWAHYCLVELAN; from the coding sequence ATGAAGAAAGGGTTTATTATATTTTTATTTGTTGTATCTTTTTGCTTTGCAGAACAAGCCGCTTTTGCCGAGGAAGGTCTTATCGGCGAAAATGAACTATCGCAAATTTTGCCGGATGTAAAACCCGATAAAACGGGTTCGGAAAAGATAGAATTTGCGGAAAATCCTCAAGAGCTGCAAAAAAATGAGGACTTTGCCTTTCTCTCATTTTCGATTCTCACAAGAGAAAGGTCTGTAATGATCAGCTGGAAAGCAAAACCTGAGGGGAGAAACTTAATTCTTTACAGGTCAACAACAGGCTTTTCGTCAATAAGCTCTCTAGCCGAAGCCGTCCCTATTGCAAATATAACCGATGACGGACTTCCCTTTTTTGACTACCCTATTCCCGGAATTCCCTATTACTATGCCATTGCCGAAGAAAACGAAATCGCTTCAGGCAAAATTCAATTTATAAACGGAATAAATACAATCAACAGCCCTGTCGAAGTCTTCGCTTCTCCTGAAGAACAAGAGAAAAAAAGTATTGCGCTGCAAAACCGCCCTATTCCTCTGCCTTTTTTAAACCCTGAAAAGCAAATAAAAAAAAGAACCGAGTTTTTTTCTTCTCAAACCGAAACCCTTATAAACGCTCTTACGGCAGAAAAAAGGGATTTTAGAGAGTTTATTATTTCTTCTCAAAGGCTTGAGCCCTACGTCTTTCCTGATGACAAAAGAACGCCTGACGGCGGTGAGAGCATGGAATTACAAAGAATTCTAAACGATTATTTTTATACAAAAAACTGGCAAAAATGTAATGTTGAGCTGACCAATTTTTTAAGAATACGCAGAACATCCAGAGTTTCCGCGAGAACGCATTTTTATATAGGACAAACCCTATTTTTCCAAAACCTCTATGACAAGGCCTTATTGGAATTTTTAACGGCCCAAGACCTCTATCCGTCTCAGGCAAAAGAATGGGCGCATTATTGTCTTGTAGAGCTGGCGAACTGA